Proteins encoded together in one Microcebus murinus isolate Inina chromosome 18, M.murinus_Inina_mat1.0, whole genome shotgun sequence window:
- the NAGLU gene encoding alpha-N-acetylglucosaminidase — MEAVTVAAALGLLLLAGTGSTAGDEAREAEAVRALVARLLGPGRAADFSVSVERALAAESGLDTYSLSGGGGARVRVRGSTGVAAAAGLHRYLRDFCGCHVAWSGSQLRLPRPLPAVPKELTEATPNRYRYYQNVCTQSYSFVWWDWARWEQEIDWMALNGINLALAWSGQEAIWQRVYLALGLTQSEIDEYFTGPAFLAWGRMGNLHTWGGPLSHFWHLKQLYLQHRILDRMRSFGMIPVLPAFAGHVPKAITRVFPQVNVTQMGSWGHFNCSYSCSFLLAPGDPVFPLIGSLFLRELTKEFGTDHIYGADTFNEMQPPSSEPSYLAAATSAVYEAMTAVDPDAVWLLQGWLFQNQPEFWGPTQVGAVLGAVPRGRLLVLDLFAENQPVYIRTASFQGQPFIWCMLHNFGGNHGLFGALEAVNRGPEAARLFPNSTMVGTGMAPEGINQNEVVYALMAELGWRKDPVPDLAAWVTSFADRRYGVSHRDAEAAWRLLLRSVYNCSGEACRGHNHSPLVKRPSLQRNTTVWYNQSDVFEAWRLLLTAAPTLAASPAFRYDLLDVTRQAVQELVSLYYEEARTAYLKKELAPLLRAGGILAYELLPALDEVLASDSRFLLGSWLEQARAVAFSEAEADFYEQNSRYQLTLWGPVGNILDYANKQLAGLVADYYTPRWQLFVRVLADSLAQGIPFQQLQFDKNVFQVEQAFVLSSGRYPSQPQGDTVDLAKKIFLKYYPRWVNASL; from the exons ATGGAGGCGGTGACGGTGGCCGCGGCTCTGGGGCTCCTGCTCCTGGCCGGGACCGGGAGCACGGCCGGCGACGAGGCCCGGGAGGCGGAGGCTGTGCGGGCGCTCGTGGCCCGGCTGCTGGGGCCCGGGCGGGCGGCCGACTTCTCGGTGTCGGTGGAGCGCGCCCTGGCGGCCGAGTCGGGCTTGGACACCTACAGCctgagcggcggcggcggggcgcgggtGCGGGTGCGCGGCTCCACCGGCGTGGCGGCCGCCGCGGGCCTGCACCGCTATTTGCGCGACTTCTGCGGCTGCCACGTGGCCTGGTCGGGCTCTCAGCTGCGCCTGCCGCGGCCGCTGCCCGCCGTGCCGAAGGAGCTGACCGAGGCCACGCCCAACAG GTACCGCTATTACCAGAACGTGTGCACACAAAGCTATTCCTTTGTGTGGTGGGACTGGGCCCGCTGGGAGCAAGAGATCGACTGGATGGCGCTGAATGGCATCAACCTGGCGCTGGCCTGGAGCGGCCAGGAGGCCATCTGGCAGCGG GTGTACCTGGCCTTGGGCCTGACCCAGTCAGAGATCGACGAGTACTTCACTGGCCCTGCCTTCTTGGCCTGGGGGCGCATGGGCAACCTGCACACCTGGGGCGGCCCCCTGTCCCACTTCTGGCACCTCAAGCAGCTTTACCTGCAG CATCGGATCCTGGACCGGATGCGCTCCTTCGGCATGATCCCAGTGTTACCTGCATTTGCAGGGCATGTCCCCAAGGCTATCACCAG GGTGTTCCCTCAGGTCAATGTCACCCAGATGGGCAGTTGGGGACACTTCAACTGCTCCTACTCCTGCTCCTTCCTTCTGGCTCCTGGAGACCCCGTATTCCCCCTCATCGGGAGCCTCTTCCTACGGGAGCTGACCAAAGAGTTTGGCACAGACCACATCTACGGGGCTGACACTTTTAATGAGATGCAGCCCCCCTCCTCGGAGCCCTCCTACCTGGCTGCTGCCACCTCCGCCGTCTACGAGGCCATGACCGCAG TGGACCCTGATGCTGTATGGCTGCTCCAAGGCTGGCTCTTTCAGAACCAGCCCGAGTTCTGGGGGCCCACCCAGGTCGGAGCTGTGCTGGGGGCTGTGCCCCGAGGCCGCCTCCTGGTCCTGGACCTGTTTGCAGAGAACCAGCCCGTGTACATTCGCACAGCCTCCTTCCAGGGCCAGCCCTTCATCTGGTGCATGCTGCACAACTTCGGGGGCAACCATGGCCTGTTCGGAGCCCTAGAGGCCGTGAACCGAGGTCCCGAAGCTGCCCGCCTCTTCCCCAACTCCACCATGGTAGGCACAGGCATGGCCCCTGAGGGCATCAACCAGAATGAAGTGGTCTATGCCCTCATGGCTGAGCTGGGCTGGCGGAAGGACCCAGTGCCGGATTTGGCAGCCTGGGTGACCAGCTTTGCTGACCGGCGCTATGGGGTCTCCCACCGGGATGCAGAGGCGGCCTGGAGGCTGCTGCTCAGGAGTGTCTACAACTGCTCCGGGGAGGCCTGCAGGGGACACAATCACAGTCCTCTGGTCAAGCGGCCATCCCTACAGAGGAATACCACGGTCTGGTACAACCAATCGGATGTATTTGAGGCCTGGCGGCTGTTGCTAACAGCTGCCCCAACACTGGCTGCCAGCCCGGCCTTCCGCTATGACCTGCTGGACGTCACTCGCCAGGCAGTCCAGGAGCTGGTCAGCCTGTACTATGAGGAGGCGAGGACTGCCTACCTGAAGAAGGAGCTGGCCCCGCTGCTGAGGGCTGGGGGCATCCTGGCCTATGAGCTTCTGCCTGCGCTGGATGAAGTGCTGGCTAGCGACAGCCGCTTCTTGCTGGGCAGCTGGCTGGAGCAGGCCCGGGCAGTGGCATTCAGTGAGGCTGAGGCTGATTTCTATGAGCAGAACAGCCGCTACCAGCTGACCCTGTGGGGGCCAGTGGGCAACATCCTAGATTACGCTAACAAGCAGCTGGCGGGACTGGTGGCCGACTACTACACCCCCCGCTGGCAGCTCTTTGTGCGGGTGCTGGCGGATAGCTTGGCCCAGGGCATCCCTTTCCAACAGCTCCAGTTTGACAAGAATGTCTTCCAGGTGGAGCAGGCCTTTGTCCTCAGCTCGGGGAGGTATCCCAGCCAGCCTCAAGGAGACACTGTGGACCTGGCCAAAAAGATCTTCCTCAAATATTACCCCCGGTGGGTGAATGCCTCTTTGTGA
- the HSD17B1 gene encoding LOW QUALITY PROTEIN: 17-beta-hydroxysteroid dehydrogenase type 1 (The sequence of the model RefSeq protein was modified relative to this genomic sequence to represent the inferred CDS: substituted 1 base at 1 genomic stop codon) produces the protein MERTVVLITGCSSGIGQHLALRLASDPSRSFKGLCMVRDGERRSPWRXARNPDLHPVPEPPVYATLRDLRAQGPLWEAARARRCPPDSLETLQLDVRDSDSVAAARARVTEGRVDVLVCNAGRGLLGPLEAHAASAVSSVLDVNVAGTVRTLQAFLPDMKRRRSGRVLVTGSMGGLMGLPFNAVYCASKFAIEGLCESLAVLLPPFGIHVSLIECGPVRTAFQDKLEGGPGGALDCTDAQTRHLFSLYQRHCERVFRETAQDPEEVTEVFLTALRAPQPALRYFSTERFLPLARLRLDDLSGRSFVAAMQRAVFADESAEAGAGGLGAPEPGAPPATPQ, from the exons ATGGAGCGCACCGTGGTGCTCATCACCGGCTGCTCCTCGGGCATCGGCCAGCACCTGGCCCTGCGTCTGGCGTCAGACCCGTCCCGGAGCTTCAAAGGTCTATGCATGGTcagggatggagagaggaggAGCCCTTGGAGGTAAGCAAGGAATCCAGATCTTCATCCTGTCCCTGAACCTCCAGTGTACGCCACGCTGAGGGACCTGAGGGCGCAGGGCCCGCTGTGGGAGGCAGCCCGGGCCCGGCGCTGCCCTCCCGACTCCCTGGAGACGTTGCAGCTGGACGTGAGGGACTCAGATTCTGTGGCCGCTGCCCGAGCACGCGTGACCGAGGGCCGCGTGGACGTGCTGG TGTGTAACGCGGGCCGGGGCCTGCTGGGGCCGCTGGAGGCGCACGCCGCGAGTGCGGTGAGCTCCGTGCTGGACGTGAACGTGGCCGGGACGGTGCGGACACTGCAGGCCTTCCTGCCAGACATGAAGCGGCGGCGCTCCGGACGCGTGTTGGTGACAGGGAGCATGGGAGGCTTGATGG GGCTGCCCTTCAACGCCGTTTACTGCGCCAGCAAGTTCGCGATCGAAGGCTTATGCGAGAGTCTGGCGGTTCTGCTGCCGCCCTTCGGGATCCA CGTGAGCCTCATCGAGTGCGGCCCGGTGCGCACCGCCTTCCAGGACAAGCTGGAGGGCGGCCCGGGAGGGGCGCTGGACTGCACGGACGCCCAGACCCGCCACCTCTTCTCCCTCTACCAGCGCCACTGCGAGCGGGTCTTCCGCGAGACGGCGCAGGACCCGGAGGAGGTGACAGAG GTCTTCCTCACCGCGCTGCGCGCCCCGCAGCCAGCCCTGCGCTACTTCAGCACCGAGCGCTTCCTGCCCCTGGCGCGGCTGCGCCTGGACGACCTCAGCGGCCGCAGCTTCGTGGCCGCGATGCAGCGCGCAGTGTTCGCCGACGAGTCCGCCGAGGCTGGGGCCGGAGGCCTGGGGGCCCCTGAGCCCGGCGCTCCTCCCGCCACCCCGCAATAA
- the COASY gene encoding bifunctional coenzyme A synthase isoform X2: MAVFRSGLLVLTTPLASLAPRLAPILTSASRLVNHTLYVHLQPGMSLEGPAQPQSSPVQVTFEVLDFITHLYTGAEVHRDLDVRILLTNMRTKSAFLPPQPTSVQNLAHPPEVVLTDFQTLDGSQYNPVKQQLERYATSCYSCCPRLASVLLYPDYGTGELPMEPMDVPLLSTIRPASPVARSPKQPVRGYQRGAVGGTFDRLHNAHKVLLSVACILAQEQLVVGVADKDLLKSKVLPELLQPYAERVEHLSEFLVDIKPSLTFDIIPLLDPYGPAGSDPSLEFLVVSEETYRGGMAVNRFRLENGLEELALYQIQLLQDLSRKENEEDKVSSSSFRQRMLGKLLRPPHNRPELPPSLYVIGLTGISGSGKSSVAKRLKDLGAFVIDSDQLGHRAYAPGGPAYQPVVEAFGTDVLHKDGIINRKVLGSRVFGNKKQLKILTDIMWPVIAELAREEMDRAVTEDCILLSWNPF; this comes from the exons ATGGCCGTATTCCGGTCGGGCCTCCTGGTGCTGACGACGCCGCTGGCCTCCCTAGCCCCTCGTCTGGCCCCCATCCTGACCTCGGCTTCCCGGCTGGTGAATCACACACTCTATGTACACTTGCAGCCGGGCATGAGCCTGGAGGGCCCGGCTCAGCCCCAGTCCAGCCCCGTGCAGGTCACGTTTGAGGTTCTTGATTTCATCACGCACTTATATACTGGCGCTGAAGTCCACAGGGACCTGGACGTCAGAATCCTGTTGACCAATATGCGGACCAAGAGCgcctttctccctccccaaccCACTTCAGTCCAGAATCTCGCCCACCCACCAGAAGTGGTGCTGACAGACTTTCAAACTCTGGATGGAAGCCAGTACAACCCGGTCAAACAACAGCTAGAGCGTTATGCCACCAGCTGTTACAGCTGTTGTCCACGACTGGCTTCGGTGTTGCTATACCCGGATTATGGGACTGGGGAGCTGCCCATGGAGCCCATGGATGTTCCATTATTGTCCACGATCAGGCCTGCTTCCCCCGTGGCCAGATCTCCAAAGCAGCCGGTGCGTGGCTACCAACGCGGGGCTGTGGGTGGCACGTTTGACCGCCTGCATAATGCCCACAAGGTGTTGCTCAGTGTCGCATGCATCCTGGCCCAGGAGCAGCTTGTGGTGGGAGTAGCAGACAAAGATCTGTTGAAGA GCAAGGTGCTCCCTGAGCTGCTCCAACCTTATGCAGAACGCGTGGAACACCTGAGTGAGTTCCTGGTGGACATCAAGCCCTCCTTGACTTTTGATATCATCCCCCTGCTGGACCCCTATGGGCCCGCTGGCTCTGACCCCTCCCTGGAGTTCCTGGTGGTCAGCGAAGAGACCTATCGTGGGGGGATGGCCGTCAACCGCTTCCGCCTTGAGAAT GGCCTAGAGGAGCTCGCCTTGTACCAGATCCAGCTGCTGCAGGACCTGAGCCGCAAGGAAAATGAAGAGGACAAAGTCAGCTCCTCTAGTTTCCGCCAGCgaatgctgggaaaactgcttCGGCCTCCACAC AATAGGCCAGAGCTCCCCCCGTCTCTCTACGTGATAGGGCTGACTGGCATCAGTGGTTCTGGGAAGAGCTCAGTAGCTAAGCGGCTGAAGGACCTAGGGGCATTTGTCATCGACAGTGACCAGCTGGGCCATCGGGCCTATGCCCCAGGTGGCCCTGCTTACCAGCCTGTGGTGGAGGCCTTTGGAACAG atgTTCTCCATAAAGATGGCATCATCAATAGGAAGGTGCTAGGCAGCCGGGTGTTTGGGAACAAG AAGCAGCTGAAGATCCTCACGGACATTATGTGGCCAGTTATCGCAGAGCTGGCCCGAGAGGAGATGGATCGGGCTGTGACTGAGG ACTGTATCCTGCTGAGCTGGAATCCTTTCTGA
- the COASY gene encoding bifunctional coenzyme A synthase isoform X1, with the protein MAVFRSGLLVLTTPLASLAPRLAPILTSASRLVNHTLYVHLQPGMSLEGPAQPQSSPVQVTFEVLDFITHLYTGAEVHRDLDVRILLTNMRTKSAFLPPQPTSVQNLAHPPEVVLTDFQTLDGSQYNPVKQQLERYATSCYSCCPRLASVLLYPDYGTGELPMEPMDVPLLSTIRPASPVARSPKQPVRGYQRGAVGGTFDRLHNAHKVLLSVACILAQEQLVVGVADKDLLKSKVLPELLQPYAERVEHLSEFLVDIKPSLTFDIIPLLDPYGPAGSDPSLEFLVVSEETYRGGMAVNRFRLENGLEELALYQIQLLQDLSRKENEEDKVSSSSFRQRMLGKLLRPPHNRPELPPSLYVIGLTGISGSGKSSVAKRLKDLGAFVIDSDQLGHRAYAPGGPAYQPVVEAFGTDVLHKDGIINRKVLGSRVFGNKKQLKILTDIMWPVIAELAREEMDRAVTEGKHVCVIDAAMLLEAGWQNMVHEVWTVVIPETEAVRRIVERDGLSEAAAQSRLQSQMSGQQLVDQSHVVLSTLWEPHITKRQVEKAWALLQERIPKTYQALD; encoded by the exons ATGGCCGTATTCCGGTCGGGCCTCCTGGTGCTGACGACGCCGCTGGCCTCCCTAGCCCCTCGTCTGGCCCCCATCCTGACCTCGGCTTCCCGGCTGGTGAATCACACACTCTATGTACACTTGCAGCCGGGCATGAGCCTGGAGGGCCCGGCTCAGCCCCAGTCCAGCCCCGTGCAGGTCACGTTTGAGGTTCTTGATTTCATCACGCACTTATATACTGGCGCTGAAGTCCACAGGGACCTGGACGTCAGAATCCTGTTGACCAATATGCGGACCAAGAGCgcctttctccctccccaaccCACTTCAGTCCAGAATCTCGCCCACCCACCAGAAGTGGTGCTGACAGACTTTCAAACTCTGGATGGAAGCCAGTACAACCCGGTCAAACAACAGCTAGAGCGTTATGCCACCAGCTGTTACAGCTGTTGTCCACGACTGGCTTCGGTGTTGCTATACCCGGATTATGGGACTGGGGAGCTGCCCATGGAGCCCATGGATGTTCCATTATTGTCCACGATCAGGCCTGCTTCCCCCGTGGCCAGATCTCCAAAGCAGCCGGTGCGTGGCTACCAACGCGGGGCTGTGGGTGGCACGTTTGACCGCCTGCATAATGCCCACAAGGTGTTGCTCAGTGTCGCATGCATCCTGGCCCAGGAGCAGCTTGTGGTGGGAGTAGCAGACAAAGATCTGTTGAAGA GCAAGGTGCTCCCTGAGCTGCTCCAACCTTATGCAGAACGCGTGGAACACCTGAGTGAGTTCCTGGTGGACATCAAGCCCTCCTTGACTTTTGATATCATCCCCCTGCTGGACCCCTATGGGCCCGCTGGCTCTGACCCCTCCCTGGAGTTCCTGGTGGTCAGCGAAGAGACCTATCGTGGGGGGATGGCCGTCAACCGCTTCCGCCTTGAGAAT GGCCTAGAGGAGCTCGCCTTGTACCAGATCCAGCTGCTGCAGGACCTGAGCCGCAAGGAAAATGAAGAGGACAAAGTCAGCTCCTCTAGTTTCCGCCAGCgaatgctgggaaaactgcttCGGCCTCCACAC AATAGGCCAGAGCTCCCCCCGTCTCTCTACGTGATAGGGCTGACTGGCATCAGTGGTTCTGGGAAGAGCTCAGTAGCTAAGCGGCTGAAGGACCTAGGGGCATTTGTCATCGACAGTGACCAGCTGGGCCATCGGGCCTATGCCCCAGGTGGCCCTGCTTACCAGCCTGTGGTGGAGGCCTTTGGAACAG atgTTCTCCATAAAGATGGCATCATCAATAGGAAGGTGCTAGGCAGCCGGGTGTTTGGGAACAAG AAGCAGCTGAAGATCCTCACGGACATTATGTGGCCAGTTATCGCAGAGCTGGCCCGAGAGGAGATGGATCGGGCTGTGACTGAGG GAAAGCATGTGTGCGTGATTGATGCCGCTATGCTGCTTGAAGCCGGCTGGCAGAACATGGTACATGAGGTGTGGACTGTTGTCATCCCAGAGACTGAG GCTGTACGGCGCATCGTGGAGAGGGATGGCCTGAGTGAAGCTGCAGCTCAAAGCCGCCTGCAGAGCCAGATGAGTGGGCAGCAGCTTGTGGACCAGAGCCACGTGGTGCTGAGCACTTTGTGGGAGCCACATATCACCAAGCGCCAA GTGGAGAAAGCCTGGGCCCTCCTGCAGGAGCGCATCCCCAAGACTTATCAGGCCCTTGACTGA
- the MLX gene encoding LOW QUALITY PROTEIN: max-like protein X (The sequence of the model RefSeq protein was modified relative to this genomic sequence to represent the inferred CDS: inserted 1 base in 1 codon; deleted 1 base in 1 codon) produces the protein MTEPGASPEDPWVKASPVGAHAGXGRGGRARGRRASGRPGASLLSPKFPPLSGPRGCREDGSLPACAKVEYAYSDNSLDPGLFVESTRKGSVVSRANSIGSTSASSVPNTDDEDSDYHQESYKESYKDRRRRAHTQAEQKRRDAIKRGYDDLQTIVPTCQQQDFSIGSQKLSKAIVLQKTIDYIQFLHKEKKKQEEEVTTLRKDVTALKIMKVNYEQIVKAHQDNPHEGEDQVSDQVKFNVFQGIMDSLFQSFNASISVASFQELSACVFSWIEEHCKPQTLREIVIGVLHQLKNQLY, from the exons ATGACGGAGCCGGGCGCTTCTCCCGAGGACCCTTGGGTCAAGGCAAGCCCCGTGGGCGCGCACGCCG GAGGGAGGGGGGGTCGGGCTCGTGGACGCAGGGCGTCCGGAAGACCAGGGGCTTCCCTCCTGTCCCCAAAGTTCCCCCCGCTCTCCGGGCCCCGGGGCTGCAGAGAAGAC GGCTCTCTCCCCGCGTGTGCCAAG GTGGAGTATGCCTACAGCGACAACAGCCTGGACCCTG GGCTTTTTGTAGAAAGCACCCGCAAGGGGAGTGTAGTGTCCAGAGCTAATAGCATCGGTTCTACCAGTGCCTCTTCTGTCCCCAACACAG ATGACGAGGACAGTGATTACCACCAGGAGTCCTACAAGGAGTCCTACAAAGACCGGCGGCGGCGAGCACACACTCAAGCTGAGCAGAAGAGGAGGGACGCCATCAAG AGAGGCTATGATGACCTTCAGACCATTGTCCCCACCTGCCAGCAGCAGGACTTCTCCATTGGCTCCCAAAAGCTCAGCAAAGCCATTGTTCTACAAAAGA CCATTGACTACATCCAGTTTTtgcacaaggaaaagaaaaagcaggaagaagaGGTGACCACGCTACGCAAGGATGTCACGGCCCTGAAGATCATGAAAGT GAACTATGAGCAGATCGTGAAGGCACACCAGGACAATCCCCATGAGGGGGAGGACCAGGTCTCTGACCAGGTCAAGTTCAACGTGTTTCAAGGCATCATGGACTCTCTGTTCCAGTCCTTCAATGCCTCCATCTCTGTGGCCAGCTTCCAGGAGCTGTCGGCCTGTGTCTTCAGCTGGATTGAGGAGCACTGTAAGCCACAG ACCCTACGGGAGATTGTGATCGGCGTCCTGCACCAATTGAAAAACCAGCTTTACTGA
- the PSMC3IP gene encoding homologous-pairing protein 2 homolog isoform X2, whose protein sequence is MSKGRAEAAAGAASILLKYMQEQNRPYSAQDVFGNLQRDHGLGKAAVVKALDQLAQQGKIKEKMYGKQKIYFADQEQFDMVSDADLQCLDAKIVDLTAKVQSLQQTCRHMEAELKELASALTTPEMQKEIEELKKECAVYTERLKNIKAATNHVTPEEKEQVYRQRQKYCKEWRKRKRMATELSDAILEGYPKSKKQFFEEVGIETDEDYNVKLPDP, encoded by the exons GGAG CCGCCAGCATCCTCCTGAAGTACATGCAGGAGCAGAACCGGCCCTACAGCGCCCAGGACGTGTTCGGGAACCTGCAGCGGGATCACGGACTGGGCAAGGCG gcGGTGGTGAAGGCGCTGGACCAGCTGGCCCAACAAGGCAAGATCAAAGAGAAGATGTATGGCAAGCAGAAGATCTATTTTGCCGATCAG GAACAGTTTGATATGGTAAGTGATGCTGACCTCCAATGCCTGGATGCCAAAATCGTGGACCTCACTGCTAAGGTGCAGAGCTTGCAGCAGACCTGCCGCCACATGGAGGCTG AGCTGAAGGAGTTAGCTAGTGCCCTGACCACACCAGAGATGCAGAAAGAGATTGAAGAGTTAAAGAAGGAGTGTGCTGTATACACAGAGAGACTGAAGAATATCAAAGCAGCTACCAACCATGTGACCCCAGAAGAAAAAGAGCAG GTATACAGACAGAGGCAGAAATACTGTAAGGAATGGAGGAAGCGGAAGAGGATG GCAACAGAGCTGTCTGATGCAATCCTTGAAGGATACCCCAAGAGCAAGAAGCAGTTCTTT GAGGAAGTTGGGATAGAGACAGATGAAGATTACAACGTCAAGCTCCCAGACCCCTGA
- the PSMC3IP gene encoding homologous-pairing protein 2 homolog isoform X1: MSKGRAEAAAGAASILLKYMQEQNRPYSAQDVFGNLQRDHGLGKAAVVKALDQLAQQGKIKEKMYGKQKIYFADQEQFDMVSDADLQCLDAKIVDLTAKVQSLQQTCRHMEAELKELASALTTPEMQKEIEELKKECAVYTERLKNIKAATNHVTPEEKEQVYRQRQKYCKEWRKRKRMATELSDAILEGYPKSKKQFFVSGNLTLICSSGVFAQGYLIHLSPWPTGGSWDRDR, from the exons GGAG CCGCCAGCATCCTCCTGAAGTACATGCAGGAGCAGAACCGGCCCTACAGCGCCCAGGACGTGTTCGGGAACCTGCAGCGGGATCACGGACTGGGCAAGGCG gcGGTGGTGAAGGCGCTGGACCAGCTGGCCCAACAAGGCAAGATCAAAGAGAAGATGTATGGCAAGCAGAAGATCTATTTTGCCGATCAG GAACAGTTTGATATGGTAAGTGATGCTGACCTCCAATGCCTGGATGCCAAAATCGTGGACCTCACTGCTAAGGTGCAGAGCTTGCAGCAGACCTGCCGCCACATGGAGGCTG AGCTGAAGGAGTTAGCTAGTGCCCTGACCACACCAGAGATGCAGAAAGAGATTGAAGAGTTAAAGAAGGAGTGTGCTGTATACACAGAGAGACTGAAGAATATCAAAGCAGCTACCAACCATGTGACCCCAGAAGAAAAAGAGCAG GTATACAGACAGAGGCAGAAATACTGTAAGGAATGGAGGAAGCGGAAGAGGATG GCAACAGAGCTGTCTGATGCAATCCTTGAAGGATACCCCAAGAGCAAGAAGCAGTTCTTTGTAAGTGGTAATCTCACCCTTATCTGCTCCTCTGGGGTCTTTGCCCAGGGATATCTCATTCACTTGTCTCCCTGGCCCACAGGAGGAAGTTGGGATAGAGACAGATGA